A genomic segment from Haladaptatus sp. R4 encodes:
- a CDS encoding dihydrofolate reductase family protein, translating into MNSLPKVVVSTTLEEADWNNTRVVSEDIVEEISELKRQSGDDLAIFGSSKLTVSMLEAGLVDELRIIVNPILLGDGHSLFAGLADDFELRLLDTKTFGNGNVLHRYRPVYGGDDRER; encoded by the coding sequence ATGAACAGCCTCCCCAAAGTCGTCGTCTCGACGACGCTAGAGGAAGCGGATTGGAACAACACGAGAGTCGTTTCGGAGGACATTGTCGAGGAGATTTCGGAGCTCAAACGCCAATCCGGCGACGACCTCGCGATTTTCGGCAGCTCAAAGCTCACGGTTTCAATGCTCGAGGCGGGACTGGTCGACGAGCTCCGAATAATCGTGAATCCGATTTTGCTGGGCGATGGGCACTCGCTGTTCGCAGGACTGGCCGACGATTTCGAATTGCGGCTGCTCGACACGAAGACGTTCGGGAATGGAAACGTCCTGCATCGATACCGTCCAGTGTACGGCGGTGACGATCGCGAGCGTTGA
- a CDS encoding antibiotic biosynthesis monooxygenase family protein — protein sequence MPEINDNEVGATLINVFKIDPDNQQPIIDEIQENVESMGDLPGFVSFSLHRSLGGERIVNYVLFESQEAFGAIRDSCDWEEQMSDVMATAEPDRRFYEVVLTHESSK from the coding sequence ATGCCCGAAATTAACGATAACGAAGTTGGAGCAACCCTCATCAATGTCTTCAAGATTGATCCGGATAATCAGCAACCAATCATCGACGAGATCCAAGAGAACGTCGAATCAATGGGTGACCTCCCAGGGTTTGTCTCGTTCAGCCTCCACCGCAGTCTCGGCGGCGAACGCATCGTGAATTACGTCCTGTTCGAAAGCCAAGAGGCATTTGGGGCGATTCGTGACTCGTGCGATTGGGAAGAACAAATGAGTGACGTAATGGCTACCGCTGAACCGGATCGACGTTTCTATGAAGTAGTGCTCACACACGAGTCGTCGAAGTAG
- a CDS encoding VOC family protein, translating to MAIKRMDNVLIVVEDLEPAKEFFAELGLQLEDETRVEGEWAGRVVGLENVQSDIAMMRTPDGHSRVELSEFITPEATRDGSEEPAVNTLGIRRIMFTVDDIDEVLDRLRSHEAELVGEVAQYEDVYRLCFVRGPEGIIVGLAEELDEA from the coding sequence ATGGCAATCAAGCGAATGGACAACGTCCTCATCGTGGTCGAGGATCTCGAACCTGCGAAGGAGTTTTTCGCGGAGCTCGGCCTGCAGCTGGAGGATGAGACGCGCGTCGAGGGAGAGTGGGCGGGCCGCGTCGTAGGGCTCGAGAACGTCCAGAGCGACATCGCCATGATGCGGACGCCCGATGGTCACAGCCGCGTCGAGCTCTCGGAGTTCATCACCCCCGAGGCCACCCGTGACGGGTCCGAGGAACCGGCGGTGAACACCCTGGGAATCCGCCGTATCATGTTCACCGTTGACGACATCGACGAAGTCCTCGACCGCCTCCGCTCCCACGAAGCCGAACTCGTAGGCGAAGTCGCCCAGTACGAAGACGTGTACCGCCTCTGCTTCGTGCGCGGCCCCGAAGGTATCATCGTCGGGTTGGCCGAGGAACTCGACGAAGCCTAG